A single region of the Silene latifolia isolate original U9 population chromosome 8, ASM4854445v1, whole genome shotgun sequence genome encodes:
- the LOC141594915 gene encoding uncharacterized protein LOC141594915, protein MASSSQSKRHYIFLEVKDSDITGTAEQVVGFLSTLKYDTILIWGRDNGWSVMLQFVSRLAFNDAKIYCEEKGRQEGLIKIKSLEHDFTGTTVTEIESTAPYCPGLSTKK, encoded by the exons atgGCTTCATCATCTCAATCAAAACGTCACTACAtcttcttggaagttaaagatagTGACATAACAGGAACAGCAGAACAAGTCGTCGGTTTCCTTTCAACTCTGAAATACGACACGATTCTGATTTGGGGCCGAGATAATGGTTGGTCGGTGATGTTACAGTTTGTTTCACGGTTGGCTTTCAATGACGCTAAAATCTActgtgaagaaaaaggaagacAGGAGGGTTTAATAAAG ATTAAATCTCTTGAACATGATTTTACTGGAACAACCGTCACGGAG ATTGAGTCTACAGCTCCGTATTGTCCTGGACTCAGCACGAAGAAATGA